The following proteins are encoded in a genomic region of Cellulomonas sp. ES6:
- a CDS encoding isoprenylcysteine carboxylmethyltransferase family protein has protein sequence MSGRGSTAVPPAVLAAAAGAAQVVLARRARPTAVSLLAAAPVAAAGLALAGDALLRFRRTRTTIDPVAPAKASTLVVAGANRVTRNPMYVGLAAVLVAHATARRSVAALLPVAGFVAAMTAGQIRAEEQVLAERFGEPYARYREAVPRWADARSAREVVRLVTAR, from the coding sequence GTGAGCGGCCGGGGCTCGACGGCCGTGCCGCCGGCGGTGCTCGCGGCCGCGGCCGGCGCCGCGCAGGTCGTGCTCGCGCGCCGCGCCCGGCCGACCGCGGTGTCGCTGCTGGCGGCGGCACCCGTCGCGGCCGCCGGGCTGGCGCTGGCGGGCGACGCGCTGCTGCGGTTCCGCCGGACGCGGACGACGATCGACCCCGTGGCGCCGGCGAAGGCGAGCACCCTCGTGGTGGCGGGTGCGAACCGGGTCACCCGCAACCCGATGTACGTGGGGCTCGCCGCCGTGCTGGTCGCGCACGCCACCGCCCGGCGGTCGGTCGCGGCGCTGCTGCCGGTCGCCGGGTTCGTCGCGGCGATGACGGCCGGGCAGATCCGGGCGGAGGAGCAGGTGCTCGCCGAGCGGTTCGGCGAGCCGTACGCCCGCTACCGCGAGGCGGTGCCGCGCTGGGCGGACGCCCGCTCGGCGCGGGAGGTCGTCCGGCTGGTCACGGCTCGCTGA
- a CDS encoding MerR family transcriptional regulator, whose product MLAIGEFSRLTHLSVRTLRRYHEAGLLEPAHVDPATGYRSYDADQIGVAQVVHRLRELDVPLADVRRILGTDDPDHRAALVSDHLRRLEAELDRTRTAVASLRRLLRPDPAPLPVELRAVPEVVVAGVEGDVADHEVLAWYSGAMAELDAALAAAGEPAGVPGGSYDNALFEDGRGHVVVHRPAARPPRVGRVHPVTLPAVELAVTTHAGEHDDVDVTYGQLGAWVVANALAVAGPVRETYLVGPRDTPDPAAWRTEIGWPVFRLGAPG is encoded by the coding sequence GTGCTGGCCATCGGGGAGTTCTCGCGCCTGACCCACCTGAGCGTCCGGACGCTGCGCCGCTACCACGAGGCGGGTCTGCTCGAGCCGGCGCACGTGGACCCGGCGACCGGCTACCGGTCCTACGACGCGGACCAGATCGGCGTCGCGCAGGTCGTGCACCGGCTGCGCGAGCTCGACGTCCCCCTGGCGGACGTGCGGCGGATCCTCGGCACCGACGACCCGGACCACCGGGCCGCGCTGGTGTCCGACCACCTGCGCCGGCTCGAGGCCGAGCTCGACCGCACCCGCACCGCCGTCGCGTCCCTGCGCCGGTTGCTGCGTCCCGACCCGGCGCCGCTCCCGGTCGAGCTGCGCGCGGTCCCGGAGGTCGTGGTCGCCGGCGTCGAGGGGGACGTCGCCGACCACGAGGTGCTCGCCTGGTACTCCGGCGCCATGGCCGAGCTCGACGCCGCGCTCGCCGCCGCCGGGGAGCCCGCGGGCGTGCCGGGCGGCTCGTACGACAACGCCCTGTTCGAGGACGGCCGCGGCCACGTGGTCGTCCACCGGCCCGCCGCGCGGCCGCCGCGGGTCGGCCGGGTGCACCCGGTGACGCTCCCCGCCGTCGAGCTGGCCGTCACGACCCACGCCGGGGAGCACGACGACGTCGACGTCACCTACGGCCAGCTCGGCGCGTGGGTGGTCGCCAACGCGCTCGCCGTGGCCGGGCCTGTGCGGGAGACCTACCTCGTCGGGCCGCGCGACACCCCCGACCCGGCCGCGTGGCGGACCGAGATCGGGTGGCCGGTGTTCCGGCTGGGGGCGCCGGGCTGA
- a CDS encoding SDR family oxidoreductase, producing MTTALVTGANRGIGRHLAKQLLERGATVYAAARRPETLDLPGARPVALDITDPDAVAAAAELAGDVDLLVNNAGISTGAQLLGDLDGVRAEMDVNFWGTLAMVRAFAPVLAANGGGAVVNVASALSWFAAPGAGAYAVSKAANWNMSNALRLELAGQGTQVTSVHLGLADTDMARGLDAPKTDPADVARMTLDAVEAGAFEVVVDDWSAMVKASLAQDPRAFYARFLPA from the coding sequence ATGACCACTGCACTCGTCACCGGAGCCAACCGCGGCATCGGCCGCCACCTCGCCAAGCAGCTGCTGGAGCGCGGCGCGACCGTCTACGCCGCCGCCCGCCGGCCCGAGACCCTCGACCTGCCGGGCGCCCGCCCCGTCGCCCTCGACATCACCGACCCGGACGCCGTCGCCGCGGCGGCGGAGCTGGCCGGCGATGTCGACCTGCTCGTCAACAACGCGGGCATCTCGACGGGGGCGCAGCTGCTGGGCGACCTCGACGGCGTCCGGGCGGAGATGGACGTCAACTTCTGGGGCACGCTCGCGATGGTGCGCGCCTTCGCGCCGGTCCTCGCGGCCAACGGCGGCGGGGCGGTCGTCAACGTGGCCTCCGCGCTGTCGTGGTTCGCCGCGCCGGGCGCCGGCGCTTACGCGGTGTCCAAGGCGGCGAACTGGAACATGAGCAACGCCCTGCGCCTGGAGCTCGCGGGGCAAGGGACGCAGGTGACGTCCGTGCACCTCGGCCTCGCGGACACCGACATGGCCCGGGGCCTCGACGCACCCAAGACGGATCCCGCGGACGTCGCCCGGATGACGCTGGACGCCGTCGAGGCCGGCGCGTTCGAGGTCGTCGTCGACGACTGGAGCGCGATGGTGAAGGCCTCGCTCGCGCAGGACCCGCGCGCGTTCTACGCGCGGTTCCTCCCGGCGTGA
- a CDS encoding MerR family transcriptional regulator, which translates to MRIGQVAQRAGVSVRALRYYEEQGLLVADRTPGGQRDYPPSAVDRVRFIQSLYAAGLASSAVLRILPCMDHGVLTDAMHERLLAERARVQAQLDELTAARDRLDEVIRLGQAHRPGHGDATGGRRSA; encoded by the coding sequence GTGCGCATCGGCCAGGTCGCCCAGCGGGCCGGCGTCAGCGTCCGCGCGCTGCGCTACTACGAGGAGCAGGGGCTGCTCGTGGCCGACCGCACCCCGGGCGGCCAGCGCGACTACCCGCCGTCGGCCGTCGACCGGGTGCGCTTCATCCAGAGCCTCTACGCCGCCGGCCTCGCCAGCAGCGCCGTGCTGCGGATCCTGCCCTGCATGGACCACGGCGTGCTCACCGACGCGATGCACGAGCGGCTGCTGGCCGAGCGCGCCCGGGTGCAGGCCCAGCTCGACGAGCTCACGGCCGCGCGGGACCGGCTGGACGAGGTCATCCGGCTCGGGCAGGCGCACCGGCCCGGGCACGGGGACGCCACCGGCGGGCGACGGTCCGCCTGA
- a CDS encoding winged helix-turn-helix domain-containing protein, with product MNDSPVGGQRLLPIFRTPAQGAILAALLLEPGREANIAELAHVAGVAPPNALREVNLLVQAGVLRDRRVGRSRLVSADPGSPFVEPLAQILRRTHGPVLAVREAFATVPDVDRVLVVGSWAARALGHPGHAPRDLDLVVVGHPPTRLLRRVNAQLEEALGLPVQITVLKPDEWREARTGFVTSVRERPALTAVDRTEEKESA from the coding sequence GTGAACGATTCGCCGGTCGGTGGGCAGCGGCTGCTGCCGATCTTCCGCACGCCCGCGCAGGGGGCGATCCTCGCCGCCCTCCTGCTCGAGCCGGGGCGGGAGGCGAACATCGCCGAGCTCGCACACGTCGCGGGCGTCGCGCCGCCCAACGCGCTGCGCGAGGTCAACCTGCTCGTCCAGGCCGGCGTCCTGCGTGACCGCCGGGTCGGTCGCTCGCGCCTCGTCAGCGCCGACCCCGGGTCCCCGTTCGTCGAGCCGCTCGCGCAGATCCTCCGCCGCACCCACGGGCCGGTCCTGGCTGTGCGCGAGGCGTTCGCGACCGTGCCTGACGTGGACCGTGTGCTCGTCGTCGGCTCCTGGGCCGCGCGTGCGCTCGGGCATCCCGGCCATGCCCCACGGGACCTGGACCTGGTCGTCGTGGGGCATCCGCCGACCCGGCTCCTGCGGCGGGTCAACGCCCAGCTCGAGGAGGCGCTCGGTCTCCCGGTGCAGATCACCGTGCTGAAGCCCGACGAGTGGCGCGAGGCGCGGACGGGATTCGTGACGTCGGTGCGTGAACGGCCGGCGCTCACCGCCGTCGACCGGACCGAGGAGAAGGAGAGCGCATGA
- a CDS encoding ABC transporter ATP-binding protein codes for MTPGPVGIAGHGLTVRVRGRSAPVLDAVDVDAPPGGVTGLIGPNGSGKTTLLHTLSGAIAPARGEVLLGGRPLADIPRRERARTLAVMEQSGDTDTDLTVADVVALARLPHRGRLAPPTAQDEAACAHALDLVGMSGTGRRRWRTLSGGERQRVHAARALAQEPRVLLLDEPTNHLDVQHQHELLALLTGLAASGPTVVVVLHDLGLAARYCDRLVVLHAGRVHVAGPTADALTAGTLRDVFGVRADVRRDDAGLRVEVLGPVAPR; via the coding sequence GTGACGCCCGGCCCGGTGGGGATCGCCGGCCACGGCCTCACCGTCCGCGTCCGGGGCCGCTCCGCGCCGGTCCTCGACGCGGTCGACGTCGACGCGCCGCCCGGCGGCGTGACCGGCCTGATCGGCCCCAACGGCTCGGGCAAGACGACCCTGCTGCACACCCTGTCCGGCGCGATCGCGCCCGCGCGCGGGGAGGTGCTGCTCGGCGGGCGCCCGCTCGCGGACATCCCCCGCCGCGAGCGCGCCCGCACCCTGGCCGTCATGGAGCAGTCCGGCGACACCGACACCGACCTGACGGTCGCCGACGTGGTCGCCCTCGCGCGGCTGCCGCACCGCGGGCGGCTCGCGCCACCCACCGCGCAGGACGAGGCCGCGTGCGCCCACGCCCTGGACCTGGTCGGCATGTCCGGCACCGGCCGGCGCCGCTGGCGCACGCTGTCCGGCGGCGAGCGCCAGCGCGTGCACGCCGCCCGGGCGCTCGCCCAGGAGCCCCGGGTCCTGCTGCTCGACGAGCCGACGAACCACCTCGACGTGCAGCACCAGCACGAGCTGCTCGCACTGCTCACCGGCCTGGCCGCGTCCGGGCCGACCGTGGTGGTCGTGCTGCACGACCTCGGGCTGGCCGCGCGGTACTGCGACCGGCTCGTCGTCCTGCACGCCGGGCGGGTGCACGTCGCCGGCCCGACCGCCGACGCGCTCACGGCCGGGACGCTGCGGGACGTGTTCGGGGTCCGGGCGGACGTCCGGCGCGACGACGCGGGGCTGCGGGTGGAGGTGCTCGGCCCGGTCGCGCCCCGGTGA
- a CDS encoding nuclear transport factor 2 family protein, translating into MTTASSSFPDDLPADLPGAVRAYLAAQSARDAEAAVRACTPDVVVLDDGHTYRGPDDLRRFVTEAGSEFTYTTTLLGAERVDDTHWVVTHHLEGDFPGGVVDLRYRFALEGGLIAELVIAP; encoded by the coding sequence ATGACCACTGCATCCAGCTCCTTCCCCGACGACCTGCCCGCCGACCTGCCCGGCGCCGTCCGCGCCTACCTCGCCGCCCAGTCCGCCCGCGACGCCGAGGCGGCCGTCCGCGCCTGCACCCCCGACGTGGTCGTCCTCGACGACGGCCACACCTACCGGGGCCCCGACGACCTCCGCCGCTTCGTGACGGAGGCCGGGTCGGAGTTCACCTACACGACCACGCTCCTCGGCGCGGAGCGCGTGGACGACACGCACTGGGTCGTCACGCACCACCTGGAGGGCGACTTCCCCGGCGGCGTGGTGGACCTGCGCTACCGCTTCGCCCTGGAGGGCGGGCTGATCGCGGAGCTCGTCATCGCGCCCTGA
- a CDS encoding iron ABC transporter permease, with protein MTTSSSRSAEPAMTVAATAGAALLLAAVAVAAVAVGGGELTWTETARSLGSHLGLPVEPLTPLADSVVWDLRLPRVLLAGVAGAGLATCGAVLQAVTRNALADPYLLGISSGASTGAVLVLVAGVGGGVVSLAGGALVGGLTAFALVMLLLGRSASSTGRLVLTGVVVGQLFAALTTLVLLGWGDADAARGMTAWLTGSLAAARWPAVLLCAVVTAAALVVLRLIASDLDAFAFGARSAAALGVPVATVRTVALVTTAAVTAVVVSSVGAIGFVGLIVPHAVRALAGPLHRRLLPLSAVGGALFLVLADTVARTALAPRQIPAGVVTALLGVPAFLVVLRRRERG; from the coding sequence ATGACTACGTCGTCCTCGCGCAGCGCTGAGCCCGCGATGACGGTGGCCGCGACGGCCGGGGCGGCGCTGCTGCTCGCGGCCGTCGCGGTCGCGGCGGTGGCCGTGGGCGGCGGCGAGCTCACGTGGACCGAGACGGCGCGGTCGCTCGGCTCGCACCTCGGCCTGCCCGTCGAGCCGCTGACCCCGCTGGCGGACTCCGTGGTCTGGGACCTGCGCCTGCCGCGGGTCCTGCTCGCGGGCGTCGCGGGCGCGGGCCTCGCCACCTGCGGGGCGGTGCTGCAGGCGGTGACCCGCAACGCACTGGCCGACCCCTACCTGCTCGGGATCTCGTCCGGCGCCTCGACCGGGGCTGTGCTCGTGCTCGTGGCCGGGGTCGGGGGCGGCGTGGTGTCGCTGGCCGGCGGGGCGCTCGTGGGCGGCCTGACCGCGTTCGCGCTCGTCATGCTGCTGCTGGGGCGCAGCGCGTCCAGCACCGGGCGCCTCGTCCTCACGGGCGTGGTGGTCGGCCAGCTCTTCGCCGCCCTCACCACGCTGGTGCTGCTCGGCTGGGGCGACGCGGACGCCGCGCGGGGCATGACCGCCTGGCTCACCGGGTCGCTCGCCGCGGCACGGTGGCCCGCCGTGCTGCTGTGCGCCGTCGTGACCGCCGCGGCGCTGGTCGTGCTGCGCCTGATCGCCTCCGACCTCGACGCGTTCGCCTTCGGTGCCCGGTCCGCCGCGGCGCTCGGCGTCCCGGTCGCCACGGTCCGGACCGTGGCGCTGGTGACGACGGCCGCCGTGACCGCCGTCGTCGTGTCGAGCGTCGGCGCGATCGGGTTCGTCGGCCTGATCGTCCCGCACGCCGTGCGCGCGCTCGCCGGGCCGCTGCACCGCCGGCTCCTGCCGCTGAGCGCCGTCGGGGGCGCGCTGTTCCTCGTGCTCGCCGACACCGTCGCGCGCACGGCCCTCGCGCCGCGGCAGATCCCCGCCGGCGTCGTCACCGCGCTGCTCGGCGTCCCCGCGTTCCTCGTCGTGCTGCGGCGCCGGGAGCGCGGGTGA